The following are encoded together in the Acidimicrobiales bacterium genome:
- a CDS encoding adenine phosphoribosyltransferase, whose translation MAPAVDAEALRARIRDIPDFPKPGIVFKDITPLLNDAGAFRSTVDAIAGHFAGRPVDRVLGVEARGFIIAAPVAYQLQAGFVPVRKAGKLPWEIEKQEYELEYGTDLLEIHRDAVRPGESVLVVDDVLATGGTAAATARLVEKLGGRVAGMGFVIELGFLDGRARLDGYELVSLVTY comes from the coding sequence GTGGCCCCGGCCGTGGACGCCGAGGCGCTGCGGGCCCGCATCCGCGACATCCCCGACTTCCCGAAGCCGGGGATCGTCTTCAAGGACATCACCCCGCTGCTGAACGACGCCGGCGCCTTCCGGTCGACCGTCGACGCCATCGCCGGCCACTTCGCCGGCCGGCCGGTCGACCGCGTGCTCGGCGTGGAGGCGAGGGGCTTCATCATCGCCGCGCCGGTCGCCTACCAGCTGCAGGCGGGCTTCGTGCCCGTGCGCAAGGCCGGGAAGCTGCCCTGGGAGATCGAGAAGCAGGAGTACGAGCTCGAGTACGGCACCGACCTGCTCGAGATCCACCGCGACGCCGTCCGGCCGGGCGAGTCCGTGCTCGTCGTCGACGACGTGCTGGCCACCGGGGGCACGGCGGCGGCGACGGCCCGCCTGGTCGAGAAGCTCGGCGGCCGGGTGGCCGGCATGGGCTTCGTGATCGAGCTGGGCTTCCTCGACGGCCGGGCCCGCCTCGACGGGTACGAGCTGGTCTCCCTGGTCACCTACTGA